GTACCTCTCGGGGTGTATCTTGGAAATAGGCTGGAGCCACCAGGGGAGCGCGTCGGGCGGGAAGTAGAGACCGCTCACGAGCTGGGAGGTGAGGTTGAGGAACCAGTTTATCGGGTCCTGCCTGGCTTTGGTAGCGGCCCGAAAGCCTGCTGAAAAAAGTTCAAGGGCGAAGGTGAGGGTGAAGCCCGCGAGGATAACGAGCAGGGCACCGAGGTTGATGTGTATGACCAGGCCGTAGAAGAGAACGAAGATCACGGTTATCAGGCCCATTATCATGAGGCTCCAGACGACGTTCCAGGCGTTTATTCCCACGAAGATCGCCACCATTCCGGCAGGGGAGGCGTAGAGCATCGGGAAGCTCCGCCCAATCAGGAGCTTGGAAAGGCTGCCCCGCGGAAGGAATATTATGTTGTGCACGATGAAGCCTATCAGAAAGAACTGGAGGAAGGAGTCGGTTCCGTACTGCTCGATGTTGGCGTCTATCGTCACCAGGCTGGCGAATATCCCCATCACCGCAACCTGGATTAGAAGGCCTATCAGGTAGCTGAGCACGTCCCAGCGGTAGCTGAAAAAGACCTCCCTCTGAATGTTGAAGAACTCACGGACTATTCTAACACCGTCCTTCATTCCCACCGAAAAAAGTTAGAAGGGAGGTTTAAAAGAATATCGGCTCACTTGTTCATCATGAGCCTTATCCTCTCGGCGGCGTCTTTGGCCTTGTCCGAGATGTTGCTGAGCGTTCTGGCGATGTTGAGGATGTAGAAGCCGTCGCCCCAGCTCATCGAGTCGGCGTTCTCGAAGACGAGCTGCATGAGCTTCGTATCGAGGCCGTCTATCTTGTTCTCAACGCTCTCTATCTGCCTGATTATCTCGTACTCCCGCTCTATCTCGCCCTCGGTGAAACCGCTCTCTATAACGCGGTCCATCTGGACTATGGCCTCGTGGACTAGCTTTGCAGCCTTGATGCTCTCCATACCCATCTCGAGAATTATATCCTTGGCCTCCGTCGGGACGCAGTCGGGCTTCTTGACGAGCAGCCACTTCGCAGTGTCTTCAGCGGCATCCGCCACCTTGTCCTGCATGTGGAGGTAGATTATGACGTCCTCCCTAGCGACTGCCATCATGAGCTTCGAGCTGAGGGAATCCCTTATCTCCTCCTTTATCCTGTCCGCAACGTCCTCAAGGTGGTCAACCTCGATGGCAAACTCTCTCATACCCTCGTAGTCGCACGCATACCATGCCTGAAGCGCCTTCTCGAGCGTTTCAACGGTGTTGAGCACGACATCTGCGTGCTTTATGAGGGGCTTGAAGGGGCTCTTCGCGAAGAGCTTCGTCCACACCTGCATGATATCACCCCACGATCATCAGGAGCTTGAATATGGCCGCGCTTATCAGACCCGCGACCGGAACGGTAACAAACCAGGAGATTATTATATCCCTAACGATGTCCTTGTTTATTGCCTTTACTCCCCTCGCGAGGCCTATTCCTATGACCGCGCCGACCACCGTGTGGGTCGTCGAGATGGGCAGTCCAAGCCAGCTGGCAGCGAGAACAACGGTTGCCGCTGAAAAGTCAATGGTGAAGCCGCGGGTGTTGGTGAGCTCGGTTATCTTCTTGCCGACCGTTTCCATGACCCTGTAACCGTAGGTGGCGACACCAATTGCTATTCCGAGACCGCCCATCGCGAGTATCCACTTAGGGACGGGAACCTGCATGCCGCCGAGACCCATCGTGGCTACCGCGTAGACGGCCGCGACCGGACCTATCGCGTTGGCGACGTCGTTGGCGCCGTGGGCCAAAGCCACGTAGCCGGAGGTTAAGACCTGCGCCTTCCGGAATATCGCTTCAACGCCGATGAAGGGGTCGCTGCTCGGGAAGCGGAGCTTTATCAGGAGGTACGTTACCACGAACACGACTATGCCCAGCGGGACGCCGTACATTAAAACTCCCGTCTTGAGGTCCTTCCCGTGGAGAACCTTGATGTAGAACATGGTTCCAATGACGACGAACGCCAGCCCAATCCAGAACGGGGACCATATCCTGGCGCTCCTGACGGGGTCCTTTCTCTCGAAGATGCTCTTGGTGAAGGCCTTGAAGATGAAGTAGGCCATTATGGCGCCGACTATGGGTGAGAGAATCCAGCTGAGAACGACCTGACCCATCTTGCCCCAGTTGACTATCGCGGTGCCGGCGTAGACTATTCCGTAGCCCGCTATACCTCCTATGATGGAGTGGGTGGTCGAGACCGGCAGGCCGAACTTGGTGGCCACTATTAGCCATATCGTGGCCGCGAGAAGGGCCGCAACGGAGCCATACACGAGGACCATCGGGTCGGTTATCATCGTCGGGTCGAGGATGCCCTTCCTTATCGTTTCGGTGACGCTCTTTCCGAAGAAGTACGCGCCTGTGAACTCAAGGAGGCCAGCTATTATAACCGCCTGCTTTGGGGTTATCGCCTTGGCGCCGACGGCAGTGCTCATGGAGTTTGCGGCGTCGTTGGCACCTATCGCCCAGGCCATCGAAAATCCTAGCACCACGGTTATCAGCAACCATACGTCCACACTCACCACCGGGAGGGACTCGAGGGCGGCATATAAATACCTTGTCGCAGTAGAATATAGCTAGCTACCATGAACTATATAGGCCTAAATAGAATAAAGAGAAAGGTTAGGACTCAACCTTGATAGGTTCGATACTTATGCTGCCATCGGTCATCATTCCAAGCTTGACGTAGTGATAAAAGCCCCCCTCGTCCGGCTTTGCGTAGAGAGGAGCGCCTCCCGCGCCGGTTACTATGTAGTGGACTCCCTCGATGGTTCCGTTCCAGAACATGTGGATGTGGCTGAAGATTCCAAAGGCGTTGTACTCCCCCATCAGTTCCAGCAACTTCTTCCCGTCGGTGGGGTTCATGCCGTGGTCGCCGTTCGGCCTCGGATCCACCAGGGGAGCGTGCATCACTATCACGGGCCTCTTGCCCATGGCCTTAGCCCTCTCAAGCTCGTTCTGAAGCCAGCTCCACTGCTCGTCGCTCAGCCCGTAGTCGTTTTCGATATTGTTCATGAAGATGTAGTAGTAATCCCCGAGGACGAAGGAATAGTCCGTTGGGCCGAAGAGCTGGTGGTAGACGTTTATGCCCTCCCCGCGATACTCGTGGTTTCCGACCGCTATGAAAATCGGCTTGCTCCACTTCCACTCCTTCATCAGCTCGCCCCATTCGTCAACCTTGCCCGAATAGACTAGGTCTCCACCGTCTATCACGAAAACGGCGTTATTCTCGTTCATCCTGTCCCTCAGCTGCAGGAAAGCCTTCGGAACCTCCGTGCCGCCGTCCGGCCTGTGGTCACCGAAGGCAAAAACCGTGTAGTCTCCGATGTCTTTTGTAACGACACTGAAGGAAGGCTCGGAGGTTGTTATCTTAACCCACGTATCGCCGGTCTCGGCTCCCTCGGGCAGGTTCAGCACCGAGGGGTTGGTGTTCTCGATAACGTAGGTAAGTGCAGCGCCGGTCCCGTCCTTGACCTCCACGCTGACGTTGAAGCCGAGGGCACGGATGTAAACCGTGGAGCCGTTGACGAGCCTGATAAAGCCTCCCTTTACGGTGATGTTCTCCCCGTCAACGATGCGCCAGTAGTATATGAACGGCTCCCTGCTCCTGAAAGAGCTAAGGTACCAGTGTTCACCGTCGTCTGGAATTCCGTTCCAGTTGTTGTCCCCTATGACCTTGAGGAGAATTCCCTCAAACTCGCCGCTCCTTAGAACATCGTCCGTTCTAAGGGATGCCCCGTTCCTGAGGTTCATAGCGTACTCAAGGGCCGCGCCAGCGCCAGCCTTGCTGGTGCCTGTGAAGACGAAATACGCCTTTCCGTCCTTATTGAAGGCCGCAAAAACGCCCTTGTCTTTTCCAACGAACTTGACGCCGAACTTGTAGACTATGTAACCAAAGTAGTCGTTGACCGTTATTAGTATCGGTTTTCCTCTGAGGAGCTCTCTAGCATCCGCCGGGGACAGCACTGCAACCCCACCCTCGTACTGGCTCGCGGGGAGTATCTGCGCGTTCGGGAAGTAGTGCTTCGCGAGATCCTCGTAGCCCTCGCTGACGTAAACCTTGGAAGCGTCGGCAAGGCTGCTCCACTGGGCCAGAACCTGTCCCTTCTCGTAGCTCCCGAAGTCTATTCCACCGGAGGGAGAGGTAGCTGTGGTGGAAGTCTCCGTTGGAGTACTCTGGCTTATGCATCCCGACGCCAGCACGATGAAAACCAGGAGAATTCCAAAAACGGCTCTCTTCATTGCGTTCACCTTCCGGAAAATTGGAACGGGAGCTTAAAGCACTTTTGATTGGCATCACGAACTCGGCAGATTTAAATAGCCCCAGGCCGAAAGTATTTCGGTGATACCATGTTCGTCGGACACTACACCGAGGTCCCCGAGAAGGACACCGGTTTTGAGGGAGTGACGATAAGGTGGCTCGTTTCTCCAAAGCTCGGAGCGAAGAACTATGCGATGCGCTACTTCGTCCTCAAGAAGGGCGCGGAGATACCGCTCCACCACCACGACTGGGAGCACGAGATATTCATCGTGAGGGGAGAGGGAATCATAACGAACGGAAAGGAAGAGTTCCACGTCAGGGAGGGAGACTTCCTCTACGTTCCGCCCAACGAGACCCACGGCTACAAGGCGACCGGAGAAACGCTGGAGTTTCTCTGCATAATCCCCGCCAAGAAGGAGGCCATTCCTGAGGATGAGTGGGCCTAGCGGCGTCTGTGATAGTAGGCCTTTATTTTCTTCCTTCTCAGAGCGACGAGGTCTGCCTTTCTGGATTTTGGACGTAGGGGTTCCTCCTCGAGCAGGAGCCACGCCATGTCGTATGCAAGAGAGGCGATTATGAACAGAAAAATCCCGAAAACTATCAGCGGAGTGTAGTACCAGACCACACCGACTCTTGGAATCACCAGAACAACCCTGCCAACCACTTGGGAGTAATAGACCCGCCAGGGGTCTGTGTAGTTCCTGTTGTCCCCTTTGGTGATATAGTACATCCGCATTTCTGGATCGGCCTTCATGCCAACGATGCGGTGGGTTATCATGTAGGTCGAGTTGCCGAGGGTCACGCGGTAGAGGATAACGTCCCCAACGTGGAGCCCATCTGGCGAAGATGGCATTGTTATGACGAGGTCGTTGGGATTGATGTAAGGCTCCATCGAGTCGGTCAGGATAACGACGTACTGGAAGCCAAAGACGAAGTGGAGAGCCATGACTAGGACCACGAAGAACAGGAGGAGGTACGAGATGATTGAAAGGACGTCGATACGACGCTTCACCATTAAACCACCGCCTAATTAAAGCCGCATTCGGTACTCATCCCCACTATTTCAACCATATAGTTAGCGTGCCTCACTACCTGACCTCCTCCCCGCCCTGAAGGGCGAGGGTTCCAACGAATTAACCCCCCGCTAAGGGCGGAGAGGTTTGAGGGGTAATCCTCATCACCCCTTTTGAAGGGGGTTCGGAGAACCCCTCCGGGAGGGTCTTCCCCCAATTACCCCTACCCGCCGTTAAACCCGACAGGCTTGGGGTTATCGTTTTCACCACCTTCTTCAAAATATTGAAGGCTCCAACTAAATCAGAGTTAAACACAAGCCCCATTGCAGGACACGAATAAAGACCACGAACAAAACGAGCCCCCTCGTGAGGCCTCCCGCAAACGGGGCAAACCTTGGAAGTGAAAGCCTCACCAACCACCACAACCAGAATACCATACTCCCCGGCGACCTCTTTTAAGTGTTTAATAACGTAATTAAACCGCCAAACGTGAGAGAGGATAAAATTCTGTCTCCTGCCCTTATCAGAGTTTCTTGCTATTCCCTTTGGATAACCCACAACAATTCTTGAAACGCCGAGATGATAAAGTCCTTCAACGGTTTGTCTTACTGCCGTGTTAATGTAGTGCTTTGCCTGAAGCTTGACCCTCTCATGCATTCTTTTGAGTTTTCTACTCTTTTTAGCTCCACTCTTGTTGAGTTTTGACTGATAATCGGCTATTCTCTTCCGCCAGTAAAAGGTTATTGACTTCAAAGGTCTCCCATTGACCAAGAAACTTTCTCCATTCCCGACATAAACGGCCATCAAGTTGTTCACTCCTAAATCAATACCAGCGGAGAGGTCTCCCAAAAGTTGTCTTGGGAGTTTAACCCATTCACCATTGATTAGTTTCTCTCCCACCGTGTAGCTAACGTGAGCATACCATTTTCTCTTTATTGGGTCATAAGTTATTTCTAAGCGTCCCTGTTTGCCCTTCAGGTGTATTCTACCCTTGAACTGGACTTCAAGCTCCTTAAACTTCCCAAGGCCTTTTAGGACTAATTTGTTATTTTCAATTCTGTATTGGTCGTTCCTTAGGACGATTAAGCCTCTTTCCCTGATGTAGTTTGGAGGTTTAGGCTTGAGCCAGTCGGGCAGTTCTCCATTCCTCTTGGCTCTTATGAGGCTGAAGAAACTCCTCCACGCTTCAGCGTTCTTCCTCACTATTTGCTGAACCGTTGCCGAACCGATTTCCTTTTTGAACTCCTCATAAACAACCTTCTCGGTTTTGTTGAAGTCCACTGGTTTATCCTCAAAGAATTCTTGTCTTCTCAGGTAGTTCACCCTATTCCAGACTTTGAAGTTGATGAGGACTAACTTTTTGAGGGTTTTCTCTTGCTCCTTTGAAGGCTGGAGCTTCACCGTTACTGCTCGCTTCATTCTGAATTATGGTATACTTCTTAGGCCTTAAAACGGTTTGCTTTCCTGTTTCTGGGCTGGTTTCTCAATTACTGCATCCCCGCCCTAAAGGGCGAGCTTTCAAAAGAAAAAAGTAAACCCAGTCGACGTAGGCTAAAAGATTGACGGTGCCGAAAATGTCTGCGTTGGCCTGGCCGAAGCCGATGGAAATTTCCCTGCCCTGAAGCGGTTGCTGGTTTCAACGACACGGTGGCCCATAACATTTCCACTGGAGAACTTCCCCACCCTGCCGGTGCTGTTTGCGGGCGAGACTAGCAAAGAATAAGAAAAGGCAGGGATCAATTCAGATTTCACGGGGAAACTGTCTGGCCCTGGAACACGACGGTAACTGTATTTAGATTGTTATTGTCGAGGGATATCCCATTATTCAGGCCGTTATTGGTGAAGTCCACAGTATACACCCCAGTACTCCCACTGTACGTGGCGAGGTACTTTTGGCCATCGATTATAAGGTAAACAGTGTCACTCCCAGTACCAACCTTGGTGCCCTGGTTGTCGGTGAGGGTTATGGTTGCAGATGTGACGTACTGGGCATCATTGCTAAGGGTCCAGTCGATGTAGGCATGGTGAACAGTCTGCGGCATGCCACCATTTCCGGCGTCAAGCTCCTGAAAGTGCACATTTATAGTCGGAACCGCCAGAGCCGCACCAACCATGGCCAGCACAAGGGCGAGTGTCAGTGGAATTAACCTCTTCTTATTATTTCTCCTCATTCTGATTCACCCCCAAGATGGAGAGCTATACTTTATGATTGAACGATAGTATAAATAGTTTTCTAAATCCAACGGGATTGGTTCACCCTTTGACGTTGTAAGTTCTACAACAAAACCAGTGTCCAGTTAGGCATCTCCCAACGACCGTTGAATACTCCACAAGAAAGGTACCTCAGCGGAGGGGAGTGCCCTTCAGGTAAGTTGAACCGGCCCACTCAACCCGAACCTGCAGGAATTCGCCGGGCTCACCAGAATCAAGGATTATGTCCTTGTAGTTGAAAGTCCTGGCCTCAACGCCGCCCTTCTCCCCGGCCCCATGGACGAGAACCTCCACCGTCCTGCCAAGATACGCCCTGTTTATTTCGTGGGCTATCTGGAGCCTAAGCCTGTGAAGGGCCCTTGAGCGTTCCTTGACCCGCCATCCCGGAAGCTGCTTCCATTTCGCCGCGATCGTGCCAGGTCTCGGCGAGTAGCGAGAAACGTTTATCTTGTCCGGCCGGACGCGCTTGATTAGCTCAACGGTGTTCTCGAAAGCCTCATCAGTCTCCCCGGGAAAGCCCACTATAATGTCCGTATTGAGGTTCAAATCACGAACCTTCTTACGAAATGTTCGAACTATCTCCTCGAACTGTTCCGCAGTGTACGTTCTGCCCATCCGCCTCAGAACCTCATCGTCGCCGCTCTGGACGGGCAGGTGGAGGAAGCGGTAGACCTTCTCATCGGTGTAGGCATCAACGAGCTCGTCGAGGAACTTGAGAACGTGGTTCGGGTTCATCATTCCAACCCTAACCCTGAAGTCGCCCTCGATGGCCGTTATCTCGTCTAGGAGCTCCGCCAGGTTCGTCCCGATGTCGAAGCCGTAGCATCCGGTGTCCTCACTCGACAGCTGTATCTCCTTGTATCCCCTGGCGAGGGCCTCCTTAACCCACTTAACGACGAGCTCAGGTTTGTAGCTCTTGAGAACCCCGCGGGCGAAGCGGGTTGCACAGTAGGTGCAGGCGTTGAGACAGCCCTCACTTATCGGGACGACGAAGGCGACACCACTCTTCCAGAGGCGCGGGAGCTCGAGCTTGTCTATGCTCTTC
The DNA window shown above is from Thermococcus celericrescens and carries:
- a CDS encoding ABC transporter permease gives rise to the protein MKDGVRIVREFFNIQREVFFSYRWDVLSYLIGLLIQVAVMGIFASLVTIDANIEQYGTDSFLQFFLIGFIVHNIIFLPRGSLSKLLIGRSFPMLYASPAGMVAIFVGINAWNVVWSLMIMGLITVIFVLFYGLVIHINLGALLVILAGFTLTFALELFSAGFRAATKARQDPINWFLNLTSQLVSGLYFPPDALPWWLQPISKIHPERYILEMARLTMGGGYSVSQIWPSFVNLALTTGVMLLVGIAMFRWGVGKAMQLGTLGHV
- a CDS encoding TIGR00153 family protein translates to MQVWTKLFAKSPFKPLIKHADVVLNTVETLEKALQAWYACDYEGMREFAIEVDHLEDVADRIKEEIRDSLSSKLMMAVAREDVIIYLHMQDKVADAAEDTAKWLLVKKPDCVPTEAKDIILEMGMESIKAAKLVHEAIVQMDRVIESGFTEGEIEREYEIIRQIESVENKIDGLDTKLMQLVFENADSMSWGDGFYILNIARTLSNISDKAKDAAERIRLMMNK
- a CDS encoding inorganic phosphate transporter, translating into MAWAIGANDAANSMSTAVGAKAITPKQAVIIAGLLEFTGAYFFGKSVTETIRKGILDPTMITDPMVLVYGSVAALLAATIWLIVATKFGLPVSTTHSIIGGIAGYGIVYAGTAIVNWGKMGQVVLSWILSPIVGAIMAYFIFKAFTKSIFERKDPVRSARIWSPFWIGLAFVVIGTMFYIKVLHGKDLKTGVLMYGVPLGIVVFVVTYLLIKLRFPSSDPFIGVEAIFRKAQVLTSGYVALAHGANDVANAIGPVAAVYAVATMGLGGMQVPVPKWILAMGGLGIAIGVATYGYRVMETVGKKITELTNTRGFTIDFSAATVVLAASWLGLPISTTHTVVGAVIGIGLARGVKAINKDIVRDIIISWFVTVPVAGLISAAIFKLLMIVG
- a CDS encoding metallophosphoesterase family protein, whose amino-acid sequence is MKRAVFGILLVFIVLASGCISQSTPTETSTTATSPSGGIDFGSYEKGQVLAQWSSLADASKVYVSEGYEDLAKHYFPNAQILPASQYEGGVAVLSPADARELLRGKPILITVNDYFGYIVYKFGVKFVGKDKGVFAAFNKDGKAYFVFTGTSKAGAGAALEYAMNLRNGASLRTDDVLRSGEFEGILLKVIGDNNWNGIPDDGEHWYLSSFRSREPFIYYWRIVDGENITVKGGFIRLVNGSTVYIRALGFNVSVEVKDGTGAALTYVIENTNPSVLNLPEGAETGDTWVKITTSEPSFSVVTKDIGDYTVFAFGDHRPDGGTEVPKAFLQLRDRMNENNAVFVIDGGDLVYSGKVDEWGELMKEWKWSKPIFIAVGNHEYRGEGINVYHQLFGPTDYSFVLGDYYYIFMNNIENDYGLSDEQWSWLQNELERAKAMGKRPVIVMHAPLVDPRPNGDHGMNPTDGKKLLELMGEYNAFGIFSHIHMFWNGTIEGVHYIVTGAGGAPLYAKPDEGGFYHYVKLGMMTDGSISIEPIKVES
- a CDS encoding cupin domain-containing protein, which codes for MFVGHYTEVPEKDTGFEGVTIRWLVSPKLGAKNYAMRYFVLKKGAEIPLHHHDWEHEIFIVRGEGIITNGKEEFHVREGDFLYVPPNETHGYKATGETLEFLCIIPAKKEAIPEDEWA
- a CDS encoding signal peptidase I translates to MVKRRIDVLSIISYLLLFFVVLVMALHFVFGFQYVVILTDSMEPYINPNDLVITMPSSPDGLHVGDVILYRVTLGNSTYMITHRIVGMKADPEMRMYYITKGDNRNYTDPWRVYYSQVVGRVVLVIPRVGVVWYYTPLIVFGIFLFIIASLAYDMAWLLLEEEPLRPKSRKADLVALRRKKIKAYYHRRR
- a CDS encoding RNA-guided endonuclease InsQ/TnpB family protein translates to MKRAVTVKLQPSKEQEKTLKKLVLINFKVWNRVNYLRRQEFFEDKPVDFNKTEKVVYEEFKKEIGSATVQQIVRKNAEAWRSFFSLIRAKRNGELPDWLKPKPPNYIRERGLIVLRNDQYRIENNKLVLKGLGKFKELEVQFKGRIHLKGKQGRLEITYDPIKRKWYAHVSYTVGEKLINGEWVKLPRQLLGDLSAGIDLGVNNLMAVYVGNGESFLVNGRPLKSITFYWRKRIADYQSKLNKSGAKKSRKLKRMHERVKLQAKHYINTAVRQTVEGLYHLGVSRIVVGYPKGIARNSDKGRRQNFILSHVWRFNYVIKHLKEVAGEYGILVVVVGEAFTSKVCPVCGRPHEGARFVRGLYSCPAMGLVFNSDLVGAFNILKKVVKTITPSLSGLTAGRGNWGKTLPEGFSEPPSKGVMRITPQTSPPLAGG
- a CDS encoding tRNA (N(6)-L-threonylcarbamoyladenosine(37)-C(2))-methylthiotransferase, encoding MVRVHVETYGCTRNKADAEMMEGLLVSAGYELAETPETADYVVVNTCAVKDPTEKHMRERIKELLDAGKRVIVTGCLPHVNPDAIDSRVSGILGVKSIDRIAEAISVAERGEKLVSVEGWREKSIDKLELPRLWKSGVAFVVPISEGCLNACTYCATRFARGVLKSYKPELVVKWVKEALARGYKEIQLSSEDTGCYGFDIGTNLAELLDEITAIEGDFRVRVGMMNPNHVLKFLDELVDAYTDEKVYRFLHLPVQSGDDEVLRRMGRTYTAEQFEEIVRTFRKKVRDLNLNTDIIVGFPGETDEAFENTVELIKRVRPDKINVSRYSPRPGTIAAKWKQLPGWRVKERSRALHRLRLQIAHEINRAYLGRTVEVLVHGAGEKGGVEARTFNYKDIILDSGEPGEFLQVRVEWAGSTYLKGTPLR